In one window of Ferriphaselus amnicola DNA:
- a CDS encoding phage major capsid protein, P2 family: MMRTETRKSFNDYKQNIASLNGIESVAEKFVIAPTIQQKLEERIQQSSEFLKRINIVGVDEQKGEKLGMDAANTIAGRTNTANADRVPSDISALDANGYECVQTNFDTAIKYAKLDAWAKFPNFQTMLRDVIVKRQALDRIMIGFNGTSAAADTDRTANPLLQDVNKGWVKHIRENAAERVMSEVVAASNKIKVGAAAGKDYENLDALVFDAANNLIHITYQEDPRLVVICGKGLMADKYFPIINQNQRPEDQLVMDMLISQKRIGGLPGVQVPFFPANAFMITPLENLSLYWQIGARRRTILDNAKRDQIENYESSNEAYVVEDYRAACYVENIALSW; the protein is encoded by the coding sequence TATTGCGCCTACTATCCAACAGAAACTGGAAGAACGCATCCAGCAATCCAGCGAATTTCTGAAACGCATCAACATCGTGGGCGTAGATGAACAAAAGGGTGAAAAGCTAGGCATGGACGCCGCCAACACCATCGCTGGCCGCACCAACACCGCCAACGCTGACCGCGTACCCAGCGACATCTCCGCCTTGGACGCCAACGGCTATGAATGCGTGCAGACTAACTTCGACACCGCCATCAAGTACGCCAAGCTGGATGCCTGGGCTAAGTTCCCCAACTTCCAAACCATGCTTCGCGACGTCATCGTCAAGCGCCAGGCGCTGGATCGCATCATGATCGGCTTCAACGGCACCTCCGCCGCCGCCGATACTGATCGCACCGCCAACCCGCTGCTGCAAGATGTCAACAAGGGCTGGGTCAAACACATCCGCGAGAACGCCGCCGAGCGCGTCATGAGCGAAGTCGTAGCCGCATCCAACAAGATCAAAGTCGGCGCAGCCGCTGGCAAGGATTACGAAAACCTCGACGCGCTGGTGTTCGATGCTGCCAACAACCTGATCCACATCACCTATCAAGAAGACCCGCGTCTGGTCGTGATCTGCGGCAAGGGGCTGATGGCGGACAAGTACTTCCCCATCATCAATCAGAACCAGCGCCCAGAAGACCAACTGGTCATGGACATGCTGATCAGCCAGAAGCGCATCGGCGGCCTGCCCGGCGTACAAGTGCCCTTCTTCCCAGCTAACGCCTTCATGATCACCCCGCTGGAGAACCTGAGCCTGTACTGGCAGATCGGTGCCCGTCGCCGCACCATCCTCGACAACGCCAAGCGCGACCAGATCGAGAACTACGAGTCCTCGAACGAGGCCTACGTGGTGGAAGACTACCGCGCCGCCTGCTACGTCGAGAACATCGCGCTGAGCTGGTAA